A genome region from Hevea brasiliensis isolate MT/VB/25A 57/8 chromosome 7, ASM3005281v1, whole genome shotgun sequence includes the following:
- the LOC110641023 gene encoding proline-rich receptor-like protein kinase PERK5 has product MSCFDLCGLLKWKDDGNRRHNGVVPIYTFDELATATGYFSNENRLGEGGFGQVYKGVLSNQKVVAVKRLKHYSNPNKEEQARRQFDDEVKTISRIRHRNIVEVVGYCSHKADRLLVYEYVSNNSLKSHLDGNGMPTINWPTRMKIALGTAKGLAYLHEDCVPGIIHRDIKSDNILLNEKFEPKIGDFGLSKDFPESFSHVSTDPRGTHAYAPPEYYNKDGQERKLTDKSDVFSFGIVLLELITGKPAVFEVEPKKYIRLAVWIYEQLTTNG; this is encoded by the exons ATGTCTTGCTTTGACTTGTGCGGATTGTTGAAATGGAAAGACGACGGTAATCGCCGACACAATGGAG TTGTTCCCATATATACTTTTGACGAGCTGGCCACAGCAACTGGTTATTTCTCCAACGAAAACCGCCTTGGCGAGGGTGGTTTTGGTCAAGTTTACAAGGGAGTACTTTCAAACCAAAAAGTCGTTGCTGTTAAGAGGCTTAAACATTATTCTAATCCGAACAAAGAGGAACAAGCGCGACGACAATTTGACGATGAGGTTAAAACCATTAGTCGCATCCGTCATCGGAATATTGTTGAGGTGGTAGGATATTGCAGTCATAAAGCTGATAGGTTACTTGTTTATGAGTATGTGTCCAACAATTCATTGAAATCTCATCTGGATG GGAATGGAATGCCGACAATCAATTGGCCAACCAGAATGAAAATTGCTTTGGGCACTGCAAAGGGGTTAGCATATTTGCATGAGGACT GTGTACCTGGCATCATTCATCGGGATATTAAGAGTGATAATATTCTTCTTAATGAAAAATTTGAACCAAAG ATCGGAGATTTTGGACTTTCCAAAGATTTTCCAGAATCTTTTAGTCATGTTTCTACTGACCCAAGGGGAACTCATGC TTATGCACCTCCTGAGTATTACAACAAAGATGGCCAGGAAAGGAAGCTTACAGATAAATCTGATGTCTTTTCTTTCGGTATTGTGCTTTTGGAGTTAATTACGGGGAAACCAGCCGTTTTTGAAGTGGAACCCAAAAAATATATTCGCTTAGCTGTTTGG ATATATGAACAATTAACCACTAATGGCTAA
- the LOC131181344 gene encoding proline-rich receptor-like protein kinase PERK5, with protein sequence MESPPILADPPTSNGTTNVVPIYTLDELATATGYFSNENRLGEGGFGQVYKGVLSNQKVVAVKRLKHYSNPNKEEQARRDFDDEAKTISCIRHRNIVEVVGYCSHKADRLLVYEYVSNNSLKSHLDEEYFFNFRNGMPTINWPTRMKIALGTAKGLAYLHEDCAPAIIHRDIKSDNILLNEKFEPKIGDFGLSKDFPESFSHVSTDPRGTHAYAPPEYYNKDGQERKLADKSDVFSFGIVLLELITGKPAVFEVEPKKYIRLAVWLTSTKTANS encoded by the exons ATGGAGTCACCACCAATTCTTGCTGACCCTCCTACTAGTAATGGTACCACCAATG TTGTTCCCATATATACTTTAGACGAGCTGGCCACAGCAACTGGTTATTTCTCCAACGAAAACCGCCTTGGCGAGGGTGGTTTTGGTCAAGTTTACAAGGGAGTACTTTCAAACCAAAAAGTCGTTGCTGTTAAGAGGCTTAAACATTATTCTAATCCGAACAAAGAGGAACAAGCGCGACGAGATTTTGACGATGAGGCTAAAACCATTAGTTGCATCCGTCATCGGAATATTGTTGAGGTGGTAGGATATTGCAGTCATAAAGCTGATAGGTTACTTGTTTATGAGTATGTGTCCAACAATTCATTGAAGTCTCATCTGGATGAAGAGTACTTctttaatttta GGAATGGAATGCCGACAATCAATTGGCCAACCAGAATGAAAATTGCTTTGGGCACTGCAAAGGGGTTAGCATATTTGCATGAGGACT GTGCACCTGCCATTATTCATCGGGATATTAAGAGTGATAATATTCTTCTTAATGAAAAATTTGAACCAAAG ATCGGAGATTTTGGACTTTCCAAAGATTTTCCAGAATCTTTTAGTCATGTTTCTACTGACCCAAGGGGAACTCATGC TTATGCACCTCCTGAGTATTACAACAAAGATGGCCAGGAAAGGAAGCTTGCAGATAAATCTGATGTCTTTTCTTTCGGTATTGTGCTTTTGGAGTTAATTACGGGGAAACCAGCCGTTTTTGAAGTGGAACCCAAAAAATACATTCGCTTAGCTGTTTGG TTAACATCTACTAAAACAGCTAACAGCTAA